The following DNA comes from Luteimonas galliterrae.
CTCAACCCGCGCAGCCTCAACCCGCGCAGCCTCAACCCGCGCAGCCGCAGCCCATGCAGCCTCAACCCGCGCAGCCTCAACCCGCGCAGCCGCAGCCCGTGCAGCCTCAACCCGTGCAGCCTCAACCCGTGCAGCCTCAACCCGTGCAGCCGCAGCCCGTGCAGCCGCAGCCCGCGACGACGACTCCCTCAACCTCGCAGCCGGCGCCCGTCGAAACAGTAACCCAGACCTCGCCTGCGACTCAGGCACCACCCTCGCCGCCTGGCGTTTTGTAGAGCGGGGCTTGCTCCGCTGCCTTTGATTGTCGCGGAAAAGGCCAAAGCAGCGGGGCAAGCCCCGCTCTACAAAGGCGCCTGCGCGCGATGGCTTCCAGCCGGCCGCGGTTCGGGCGACACTTGCAAGCCGCCTCCGCGGACGCCATCTCGCCGTCATGCCTACTCTTTCGCTACTGATGATCGCCGGCGCGATCGCCTTCGCATTGTGGAACAGCGCCCGCGCCGCGGCCGAACGCGCCGAGCAGCTGGGCCGCGAGGCCTGCCGCGCGGCGAACGTGCAATGGCTCGATCAGAGCGTGCATGCCTCGGGTATACGCCTGCGCCGCGGTTACGATGGCAGGCTGGGTTTCGAGCGCAGCTTTCGCTTCGATTATTCG
Coding sequences within:
- a CDS encoding DUF3301 domain-containing protein, which gives rise to MPTLSLLMIAGAIAFALWNSARAAAERAEQLGREACRAANVQWLDQSVHASGIRLRRGYDGRLGFERSFRFDYSRDGSDRHVGRLVLRGRQLVSFSGPIAERETLH